The DNA segment ACTGTTTTAGGGATGAAAATGGACGCAGATAGGCGTGAATTTAGATTATCTAAACAAAATACTATTGAAAAAATCAGTTATTGAAAATACGACTTGATCAAATGTATGAATCAAGAAATTATTATGGAATTTTTCATCTGCAAAAATATGTGAATGTGATTCTATAAGATCTATAGTTGCATGAGGATGACCATCTGCAACAAAATTAAACAAATGTTCACATGTACCACCTTGGCATTTTTATTTCACAGTAACGAGTATTCAATGGGTAGTAATCAACTAGTAAAAACATCCATGTGTAAATACTGATGTTGGAACCAGAACATAGAGTTATCATGAGATAACTACTTGGTTTTGATTACTATCTGTATTTACATAAAATTTCTAAACTCTTTGTTTTTCAAACTATTTTTGAAGAAAAATCAAACAAACGTTTGAAATTTTCATAATACGCTCTTGTATTAGTATGACATAGTTGTATCATGGTATATTCTAATGCATTGTATTTTGCATCACAGTTTGACAAATTGACTGAAGAAATACTCTTCACTTTTAGTGAAAAGCAGAAATCGCAAAAAAATATTAATTTAGATAAACTCAGATTAGACAAAATTTTGTTTACCCTGCGTAAAAAAGGGGATTTGAAAGAATTTGACTAGGACATTTCGGAGAAGGGATATAAAATTTCCAACAAGGGATGGAGACAGTAATCCCGTATGTAGAGATCCAAAATGCAAGGATTGCAACTAAAGGATGGATATTGGAGTAATTCTAAAAATTAGAAATCGTGCCTAAAAATTATTTTGGATTAAAATGTTGATTTTAACCATAAAATGTTCTGAATCAGAGACGAACATTACAACATGCATGAAAAATACAATTTTGGTTTAAATTATAACTTTATTCAAAAACAGTGAAAAGAATTAACAAATATTCAATATTTTTTAAATGACTTTTTATTCCAGGATTACATTATTAGTGTAGGTAGTAGTCAAGTAATGCCAAACATCACATGATTGAAAGGTGTTGTGATGAATTGTTGTCAATGGATAACAATGTGGTTTTGATTACTATCTAACATTTTTCAATTTAAGAATTACCAGTAAAATAACAATCCTTATTGAACTAAAAAGATTTTGAGTTTTTTGCTAAAATCAAAAGATTGCATTTTAATTTATTTTTCATCGTTCTGTGAAATTACAATATTTTCTCAAGTAAAATCTAAGACTTCTCCCTTCTCTAGTCTTTCCTTAAATTTTTCTTTGAATTTTTTTCTAGCTATTTCCTCATCATTTTCTTGTATTTTCTTCAACACGTTACCTTATGGTAATTATCAAATTTATTGTAGCTAGCTAGAATTCTTAAAACATGTTAAAAATTAATTAAATTTTTAAACAACTTGTTAGAAGGTGAAACACCGCGATTTGATTACTTAGATTGATAGTAACGCCTAGTATTACATAATATACTATCATCTCAGGTTCTGTTATAGATGGTTTAAAATTATCAATAAACTAAATTGTCATATAATGAATTTTTTTAAATTTTTTCCATAATCTTTACAATTATTAAGAAATTCATGAATTAAGGTTATTTTTAGGCTAGTGTTTTAAGAATTAATGAGAAATTTTGACAATTTTTATTCAGACAGTTATTTGAAATTTATTCAATTGGACGAATAAAAAATTATGAATTACACAAAACTTTGTTCATTAGTTTCAGGTTTAGAACCTGCTATTAGAGGGGTTTTTGTTTATCATTTTAGTGGGGAATTGTTAGCAGGAGGTATGTTAGAGGATGTTAAGTCATATCTACCCAATGAAGAAATTACAAAATCTATTCGCAACACTATCTCACGCTGGAAATCCCGTGAATCTCTTTATCCTTTTTTAGGTACTGGAAAATACTCTATCACTGAATATGAGAAAATAAAAAGAATCACGTTTCTTTTAGAAACACATGTTATTCTTGTTATAAGTATGGAGGTTGAAGTTGATCATGATCTTGTAATTAAAAAAGTACTTCAATTAATTAAGCAAAAAATATGAAATTACTGATTTTTTATATTGAAATTAAACATATGTTCATTATTTTTACAATATAATTTTTATTCCATATTAATACACAATATCTAGTAGTAATCAACTGAATGAAAACGTGGATACGCCAAGAATTATCAACGTGCAAGAGTTATGACCTTGTGTAAGTTTTCAGAAGATTACTACATCATAATTTATACATATAAAATATTATTTGTGATGATGACTATAATCAATTATGGGTGAAGAATCATCTAAAGAAATTGATGAAATTATGTTTGAGACGAATTATAAAATTATGACAATTGTAGATGAAATGAGGTTGTTCAAATTCTCAAAAATGGATGAGGGGGAAAAGCAGACCAAATATGATGCATTAAGAAAAGAATTTGAAAAAACTATGTACTTAGAAGAAGAAAAAGTCAAAAAAATCATGGAAGGTTTTCCTTAAATTTCAATATAGAAACTAGACACAAGATATATCAAAAACAAGAAATTTGTTTGATGAAATTCTAAAAAATGAATAAATTTTTACTTCTACTGTATTCTACTTTATTGGTAACAAAGTCATAATTACATCACATTGAATATTTACGATACAAAATCTCTTGTATGCTCTATTTGTAAAGAGGTGATTGGAGAGGTAGATTATGATGCGGAGATCATTCGTCCAAAATGTGGCCAGTGTTCAAATCCTACTCCTCATGTCAAAGATAAAATGCCTTATTTGGTCCCTCATTAGAAATTGTCTGATAGTAATGTATATGAAAATAGTTATAATTGTTTAATTTTTTATATATAATCTTAATATTTTTAAATATTTAATAGAGTTTTACTTAAATATTTTTTTGACATTTTTTGACTGTGGAAACTGCATATGTTTTAGTTAATTGCAAATTAGGTTCTGAGGAGAGTATTCTTGATTCTTTAAAATACTTGGAATCAGTCAAAGAAGTACAGGGAACATTTGGAGTATATGACATTATAGCAAAGATAGAAAATTCAGATAAAGACAAACTTCGAGAAACTGTCACTTGGGGAATACGCAAACTTGAAAATGTACGATCTACGCTTACACTAATGGGAATTGAAGGTCAAAATTAGGAGAACGTATGGACAAAGCATATGTTCTAATTGTTAATGAATCTGGAAAAGAAGATTCTGTAATATCTAATCTAAAAAATATCCCTAGCATAACAAATGCTTTTGGCACGTTTGGCTCATATGATATTTTGACAAAGCTAGAATCATCAAGTGAACAAAATATTCAAAATGATATTTCAAAAGGAATTAGAAAAATTTCAAACATAAGGGCAACACTCACAT comes from the Candidatus Nitrosopumilus sediminis genome and includes:
- a CDS encoding DUF6659 family protein, giving the protein MNYTKLCSLVSGLEPAIRGVFVYHFSGELLAGGMLEDVKSYLPNEEITKSIRNTISRWKSRESLYPFLGTGKYSITEYEKIKRITFLLETHVILVISMEVEVDHDLVIKKVLQLIKQKI
- a CDS encoding Lrp/AsnC ligand binding domain-containing protein, producing METAYVLVNCKLGSEESILDSLKYLESVKEVQGTFGVYDIIAKIENSDKDKLRETVTWGIRKLENVRSTLTLMGIEGQN